A window of the Microbacterium sp. LWH13-1.2 genome harbors these coding sequences:
- a CDS encoding sugar transferase produces the protein MTSVEDALSITRAGSVFTPVAAPRATKSVTHTVVTPRVSATLERRRQWERRYRMRLRITDAGVILFAVGITAAVQLMTGVAGEEALRNGILLATLWYLMLSALHTRDAALFRASATEYRGVAHASGLAFGIVAMLGVVLGWQTMQLLLLVGLPLGVLTLLVTRWAWRHWLTAQRARGRFASRTLVVGNRDDVEYVIRTLHPIGASGYQVVGATLLDGNARDVEVANVHFPVLGNVNSVSTVAAELGADTIIVASRPDGDPDFVKHLSWQLEGTAAELVLSSRLTDVAGPRISFAPVEGLPLIQVQIPSYEGGQHVLKRALDIAVASIALIPIALITPFLALLVKLDSPGPLFFSQERVGRDGRTFKIMKFRSMKTDAEQQLAALKEQNQGAGLLFKMKDDPRVTRVGRILRKLSLDELPQFWNVLIGDMSVVGPRPPLPSEVTAYDGTVFRRLYIKPGITGLWQVSGRSDLSWDESVRLDLRYVENWSVMNDLQIMWRTAKVMVQPSGAY, from the coding sequence ATGACTTCCGTCGAGGATGCCCTGAGCATCACTCGCGCGGGTTCGGTCTTCACGCCGGTCGCTGCACCGCGAGCCACCAAGTCGGTCACGCACACGGTGGTCACACCGCGCGTGTCCGCCACGCTGGAGAGGCGCCGCCAGTGGGAGCGGCGCTATCGGATGCGACTGCGGATCACGGATGCAGGGGTCATCCTGTTCGCCGTCGGGATCACAGCAGCGGTCCAGCTGATGACGGGTGTTGCGGGGGAAGAGGCCCTGCGCAACGGCATCCTGCTGGCCACGCTCTGGTATCTGATGCTCAGCGCTCTGCATACACGTGATGCAGCGCTGTTCCGCGCCAGCGCCACCGAGTACCGCGGCGTCGCCCACGCGAGCGGGCTGGCGTTCGGGATCGTCGCCATGCTCGGCGTCGTACTCGGCTGGCAGACGATGCAGCTCCTGCTGCTCGTCGGTCTGCCGCTCGGTGTCCTCACACTGCTCGTCACGCGATGGGCGTGGCGGCACTGGCTGACGGCTCAGCGTGCGCGGGGGCGGTTCGCCTCCCGCACGCTGGTCGTCGGCAACAGGGATGACGTCGAATACGTCATCCGCACCCTGCACCCGATCGGTGCCTCCGGGTACCAGGTCGTGGGTGCCACGCTGCTCGACGGCAACGCCCGTGACGTCGAGGTCGCGAACGTGCACTTCCCGGTGCTCGGCAACGTGAACTCGGTCTCCACGGTCGCGGCAGAGCTCGGCGCCGACACGATCATCGTCGCGAGCCGTCCTGACGGCGACCCCGACTTCGTGAAGCACCTGAGCTGGCAGCTCGAGGGCACGGCCGCAGAGCTCGTGCTCTCGAGCCGCCTCACCGACGTCGCCGGCCCGCGCATCTCGTTCGCGCCGGTCGAGGGCCTCCCGCTCATCCAGGTGCAGATCCCCTCGTACGAGGGCGGCCAGCATGTGCTCAAGCGTGCACTCGACATCGCTGTCGCGTCCATCGCACTCATCCCGATCGCACTGATCACACCGTTCCTGGCGCTGCTCGTCAAGCTCGACTCCCCTGGGCCTCTGTTCTTCTCCCAGGAGCGCGTCGGGCGCGACGGACGCACGTTCAAGATCATGAAGTTCCGCTCCATGAAGACCGACGCCGAGCAGCAGCTCGCCGCGCTCAAAGAGCAGAACCAAGGGGCGGGCCTCCTGTTCAAGATGAAGGACGACCCCCGCGTCACCCGCGTCGGCAGGATCCTGCGCAAGCTGTCGCTCGACGAGCTGCCGCAGTTCTGGAACGTCCTCATCGGCGACATGAGCGTCGTGGGACCGCGTCCGCCGCTGCCCTCCGAGGTGACGGCGTACGACGGCACGGTCTTCCGCCGCCTGTACATCAAGCCCGGCATCACGGGTCTCTGGCAGGTCTCAGGTCGCAGCGACCTCTCGTGGGATGAGAGCGTGCGTCTCGACCTGCGCTATGTCGAGAACTGGTCCGTGATGAACGACCTGCAGATCATGTGGCGAACTGCCAAGGTCATGGTGCAGCCCAGCGGGGCATACTAG
- a CDS encoding low temperature requirement protein A — MLPRDPAQPHRTASTLELFFDLVFVVAVSIASAQLHHALIHGDFVHGITSYAMVFFALWWAWMNFTWFATSFDTDDWLYRVTTIVQMGGVLAFASGIPAAFEHGDFTVPVIGYIVMRVAMVAQWLRASRSAGELRSATRRYAFGIAAVQMLWILFLFIPTGTAQLVAFVVFALIEVGVPVFAEYRHQTPWHPHHITERYGLFTLIVLGESLLASANAIIDASHELESFVPLISISVLTLAVTASLWWIYFWPPHHRAITTFRRSLRYGYTHYVVFAAAAAFSAGIEVELDVLTGESHLSNAVASFTVTIPIAIFLLGVWWIAIRENADRVVNAVVPIGAVVVLLDPILPIPVAITALVLVAIVVVLVLHPPVDKTS, encoded by the coding sequence ATGCTGCCGCGCGACCCCGCACAGCCGCATCGAACGGCCAGCACGCTCGAGCTCTTCTTCGACCTGGTGTTCGTCGTCGCCGTGAGCATCGCCTCGGCGCAGCTGCACCACGCGCTGATTCACGGCGACTTCGTGCACGGCATAACCTCCTACGCGATGGTCTTCTTCGCCCTGTGGTGGGCGTGGATGAACTTCACGTGGTTCGCCACCTCGTTCGACACCGACGACTGGCTGTACCGCGTCACGACGATCGTGCAGATGGGCGGGGTGCTCGCCTTCGCCTCCGGCATCCCCGCCGCGTTCGAGCACGGTGACTTCACCGTGCCGGTCATCGGGTACATCGTGATGCGCGTCGCGATGGTCGCGCAGTGGCTCCGTGCATCACGGAGTGCGGGCGAGCTCCGGTCGGCGACACGTCGGTACGCCTTCGGGATCGCCGCGGTCCAGATGCTGTGGATCCTGTTCCTGTTCATCCCCACGGGCACCGCCCAGCTCGTCGCCTTCGTGGTGTTCGCGCTGATCGAGGTCGGCGTGCCGGTGTTCGCCGAATACCGGCATCAGACGCCGTGGCATCCGCATCACATCACCGAGAGGTATGGGCTCTTCACGCTGATCGTGCTCGGTGAGAGTCTGCTCGCATCCGCGAACGCGATCATCGACGCGAGCCATGAGCTGGAATCGTTCGTCCCCCTCATCTCCATCTCCGTTCTGACGCTCGCGGTGACGGCATCGCTGTGGTGGATCTACTTCTGGCCGCCGCACCACCGCGCGATCACGACGTTCCGCCGGTCGCTCCGCTACGGCTACACCCACTACGTGGTGTTCGCCGCCGCCGCCGCGTTCTCGGCCGGCATCGAGGTCGAGCTCGACGTGCTCACCGGAGAGAGCCACCTCTCGAACGCGGTCGCCTCGTTCACCGTGACGATCCCGATCGCGATCTTCCTGCTGGGGGTCTGGTGGATCGCGATCCGCGAGAACGCCGACCGCGTCGTGAACGCCGTGGTCCCGATCGGGGCCGTCGTCGTGCTCCTCGACCCCATCCTCCCGATCCCGGTGGCCATCACCGCGCTGGTGCTCGTGGCGATCGTGGTCGTGCTCGTGCTGCACCCGCCCGTCGACAAGACGTCATAG
- a CDS encoding DUF1972 domain-containing protein: MPSTVRILGTHGVPAAYGGFETAAENVGLYLRDQGWNVIVYCQLPGDGPTTVDEWNGLQRVLVHEPREGWKGTSAFDLTTIRHAMREHVDGDVWLTFGYNTGVFDIIPRLRRIPNVINMDGMEWTRKRWGVVKQGILLANERLAGWVGDVLIADHPVIATYLRRHFGSRRVQTITYGAHEVLDAPTAPVEELGLTPDDYAMIVCRPIPENSVLEIVQAWSATERGMPLVVVGPYGDDDPYHVAVRAAASDEVIFPGSIFEPDRIQSLRFHSALYLHGHTVGGTNPSLVEAMGAGNAVIAHDNPYNTWVAGPDNAYFTGADDLAGLLDDVLSDDTRRRRMGAASRDRFRAEFTWTKIGAEYEQALRTALARRGHAQQQTGVNA, from the coding sequence GTGCCATCAACCGTCCGGATACTCGGAACCCACGGTGTTCCGGCCGCATACGGCGGCTTCGAGACGGCCGCCGAGAACGTCGGTCTGTACCTGCGCGATCAGGGCTGGAACGTGATCGTCTACTGCCAGCTTCCCGGCGACGGGCCCACGACCGTCGACGAGTGGAACGGCCTGCAGCGGGTTCTCGTGCACGAGCCCCGCGAAGGCTGGAAGGGCACGTCGGCATTCGACCTGACCACCATCCGCCACGCGATGCGCGAGCACGTCGACGGAGACGTCTGGCTCACGTTCGGCTACAACACCGGGGTGTTCGACATCATCCCGCGGCTCCGCCGGATCCCGAACGTCATCAACATGGACGGCATGGAGTGGACCCGCAAGCGCTGGGGCGTCGTCAAGCAGGGCATCCTGCTCGCCAACGAGCGGCTCGCCGGCTGGGTCGGCGACGTGCTGATCGCCGACCACCCCGTGATCGCCACGTACCTGCGCCGGCACTTCGGATCGCGCCGCGTGCAGACGATCACCTATGGCGCGCACGAAGTGCTCGACGCCCCGACGGCTCCGGTCGAAGAGCTCGGGCTCACCCCCGACGACTACGCGATGATCGTGTGCCGGCCGATCCCCGAGAACTCGGTGCTCGAGATCGTCCAGGCGTGGTCCGCGACCGAACGCGGCATGCCGCTGGTCGTGGTCGGCCCCTACGGAGACGACGATCCGTATCACGTGGCCGTCCGCGCCGCGGCATCCGATGAGGTGATCTTCCCCGGGTCGATCTTCGAACCCGACCGCATCCAGTCGCTGCGGTTCCACTCCGCCCTCTACCTTCACGGGCACACGGTGGGCGGCACGAACCCTTCGCTGGTCGAGGCCATGGGTGCCGGCAACGCCGTCATCGCCCACGACAACCCGTACAACACCTGGGTCGCCGGACCCGACAACGCCTACTTCACCGGAGCCGACGATCTCGCCGGCCTGCTCGATGACGTGCTCTCCGATGACACCAGAAGACGGCGCATGGGCGCCGCCAGCCGCGACCGGTTCCGTGCGGAGTTCACGTGGACCAAGATCGGTGCCGAGTACGAACAGGCCCTGCGCACAGCGCTCGCGCGGCGGGGGCACGCACAGCAGCAGACAGGGGTAAACGCATGA